One Methanohalophilus mahii DSM 5219 genomic window carries:
- a CDS encoding molybdopterin molybdotransferase MoeA: MRKILKDLTSLDEARQILDSLLVSCGVEHVSLDHADGRILAEKIVSAINVPPFSKALKDGYAIRARDAPTPGTCLLLKSYVPAGREDTLSLGKGEAVEISTGAPIPQESDSVVMVEDTTLADDNVCIHSNVRQGQHILPAGTDISRGETVLEAGQMVSPAKIGILAALGINDTIVKNLKVGIISTGNELTEPGNPLGPGRIYDANSYTLSAAIRRLSAIPVAYGIVRDEPEKARSLLLEAVSECDIVLTTGSTSAGSDDFMYRLMEEEGQIRMHGLKFKPGKPVIIASISNIPVIGLPGNPTASLMVFSEIVSSLVRKGLGITAPARQRMKATLMDDVYSDNRLEYHCVEVIDECAYSVDKTSASITTLAKADGFIVIEPEITFVKAGNEVEVTFFEN; this comes from the coding sequence ATGCGCAAAATACTCAAAGATCTAACCTCGCTGGATGAGGCCAGGCAAATTCTGGACTCTCTGCTCGTAAGTTGCGGAGTGGAACATGTTTCACTTGATCATGCCGATGGTCGTATACTTGCAGAAAAAATAGTATCTGCCATCAATGTTCCACCCTTTTCCAAGGCACTCAAGGATGGTTATGCTATCCGTGCCAGAGATGCACCTACGCCGGGTACATGTCTTTTGCTGAAAAGTTATGTCCCTGCGGGTAGAGAGGATACTTTATCCCTTGGAAAAGGTGAAGCTGTGGAAATTTCCACCGGCGCCCCTATTCCACAGGAAAGTGATTCTGTTGTCATGGTGGAAGACACCACTCTTGCAGACGACAACGTGTGTATTCACAGTAATGTCCGGCAAGGCCAGCACATCCTTCCCGCCGGCACTGATATTTCCAGAGGTGAGACTGTTCTTGAAGCAGGGCAAATGGTATCTCCTGCAAAGATTGGTATCCTTGCAGCGCTGGGCATCAATGATACAATTGTCAAAAATCTTAAAGTGGGAATTATATCTACCGGGAATGAATTGACCGAACCTGGCAATCCTCTCGGTCCGGGCAGGATATATGATGCCAATTCCTATACCCTCTCAGCTGCTATCAGGCGTCTTTCGGCAATTCCTGTAGCCTACGGTATAGTCAGGGATGAGCCTGAAAAAGCCCGTTCTCTTCTTTTAGAGGCAGTTTCTGAATGTGATATCGTATTGACAACCGGCAGCACATCGGCAGGTTCGGATGATTTCATGTATCGGCTAATGGAAGAAGAAGGCCAAATCCGGATGCATGGCTTAAAGTTCAAACCCGGCAAACCGGTAATTATCGCATCTATAAGCAATATTCCTGTAATCGGATTGCCCGGTAATCCTACAGCATCCCTGATGGTATTCAGTGAGATTGTATCCTCTCTTGTAAGAAAGGGGCTGGGAATCACTGCTCCTGCCAGGCAAAGGATGAAAGCAACCCTTATGGATGATGTTTATTCAGATAACAGGCTGGAATATCACTGTGTGGAAGTAATTGATGAGTGTGCTTATTCGGTGGATAAAACCTCTGCCTCAATAACCACACTGGCAAAGGCCGATGGTTTCATTGTAATAGAACCGGAAATTACTTTTGTTAAAGCAGGAAATGAGGTTGAAGTCACTTTTTTTGAGAATTGA